A part of Chitinimonas koreensis genomic DNA contains:
- a CDS encoding TonB-dependent receptor, whose product MTLPRALRLTPLAAAVAVFGQVALAADADPSAERITVTGSNIKRIAKEGPAPVQVISRQDIDKSGVATVADLLRNLPANATGNYNETFTNSFSPGSSAISLRGLGSKSTLTLLNGRRLANYGFAQNLQETSVDLNSIPQEAVERIEILKDGASAIYGADAIAGVVNIILRKDYTGLQLTAKAGGTTEGGAEEYGASIAGGFGSLTENRFNAMGVLQVFKREKLMYSDRNDIYNDGDARELVPGSTVNWSSFSEYPTYRKLSSADTIFAGSTRPAANCPADRIIVLPGGSAPVCYTDLTPYGVLIPSTERVGFTGRAVFALSEDTQLFAEALFNRNTTDTPGAPPTWGASTTFSSSGARPFPLTLPVGHPNNPYNRPVGLSYRFTDIGTSDSTVKADLYRLLVGVKGSFHDWDWEVAALDSKGKTERTQVNLLSVSGLTQVLNDRSYDFLDHSKNTAAVLNRIRANTVRTADTTFRQVDAKVAGTLTELPAGPLQLAAGVEFRKESLDDVSSDNLTKFDVLGLGYTTNKADRDANSVYGELNIPVFKDAEVQLAVRRDDYDDFGSATTPKVAFRFQPLRQLLLRGSYTEGFRAPTFAENGTGVSYSFQTITDKRRCDLTRVDPNDTSKGFKIDPVTGRPYTAANYCQGASISTQIEPNRNVKPEKSRSYALGFVFEPNSSFSAAVDWYDIQQRDLIIRPAGNDVVKKELEGNADKVLRDVPTANDQIRGMPGPIIFVKRVYAQLDQKTTVKGIDLDLKGRTSATAYGRFSVSSNIGYTISRKSQDEPGAELESTNGVDGNPRMRARTSFGWSRGDVDLTLSHNFIDNWRYTEPTLDTVEHVPSWNTYDLQANYTLFKKTRLTLGANNVFDKQAPLNANEGTILYNYTLYDLRGRYVYGSISHQF is encoded by the coding sequence ATGACTTTGCCCCGTGCCCTGCGGCTCACCCCTCTCGCCGCGGCCGTCGCCGTCTTCGGCCAGGTCGCGCTCGCGGCCGACGCCGATCCGTCCGCTGAACGCATCACGGTCACCGGCTCCAACATCAAGCGCATCGCCAAGGAAGGCCCGGCGCCGGTCCAGGTGATCTCGCGCCAGGACATCGACAAGAGCGGCGTCGCCACGGTGGCCGACCTGCTGCGCAACCTGCCGGCCAACGCGACCGGCAACTACAACGAGACCTTCACCAACAGCTTCTCGCCCGGCTCGTCGGCCATCTCGCTGCGCGGCCTGGGCTCCAAGTCGACGCTGACCCTGCTCAACGGCCGCCGCCTGGCCAACTACGGCTTCGCGCAGAACCTGCAGGAGACCTCGGTCGACCTCAACAGCATCCCGCAGGAAGCGGTCGAGCGGATCGAGATCCTCAAGGACGGCGCCTCGGCCATCTACGGCGCCGACGCGATCGCCGGCGTGGTGAACATCATCCTGCGCAAGGACTACACCGGCCTGCAACTGACCGCCAAGGCCGGCGGCACCACCGAAGGCGGCGCCGAAGAATACGGTGCCTCGATCGCCGGCGGCTTCGGCTCGCTGACCGAGAACCGCTTCAACGCGATGGGCGTGCTGCAGGTGTTCAAGCGCGAGAAGCTGATGTACAGCGACCGCAACGACATCTACAACGACGGCGATGCGCGCGAGCTGGTACCGGGCTCGACCGTGAACTGGTCGTCGTTCAGCGAGTACCCGACCTACCGCAAGCTGTCGAGCGCCGACACCATCTTCGCCGGCTCGACCCGCCCGGCCGCCAACTGCCCGGCCGACCGCATCATCGTGCTGCCCGGCGGCTCCGCGCCGGTCTGCTACACCGACCTGACGCCCTACGGCGTGCTGATCCCCTCGACCGAACGCGTCGGCTTCACCGGCCGCGCGGTGTTCGCACTGAGCGAAGACACCCAGCTGTTCGCCGAGGCGCTGTTCAACCGCAACACCACCGACACCCCCGGCGCACCGCCGACCTGGGGCGCCTCGACCACCTTCTCCAGCAGCGGCGCCAGGCCGTTCCCGCTGACGCTGCCGGTCGGCCACCCGAACAACCCGTACAACCGTCCGGTCGGCCTGAGCTACCGCTTCACCGATATCGGCACCAGCGACTCGACCGTCAAGGCTGACCTGTACCGCCTGCTGGTCGGCGTCAAGGGCAGCTTCCACGACTGGGACTGGGAAGTCGCCGCGCTCGACTCCAAGGGCAAGACCGAGCGGACCCAGGTCAACCTGCTGTCGGTCAGCGGCCTGACCCAGGTGCTGAACGACCGCAGCTACGACTTCCTCGACCACAGCAAGAACACCGCCGCGGTGCTGAACCGCATCCGCGCCAACACCGTGCGCACCGCCGACACCACCTTCCGCCAGGTCGACGCCAAGGTCGCCGGCACGCTGACCGAGCTGCCGGCCGGCCCGCTGCAGCTCGCCGCCGGCGTCGAATTCCGCAAGGAGTCGCTCGACGACGTGTCGTCCGACAACCTGACCAAGTTCGACGTGCTGGGCCTGGGCTACACCACCAACAAGGCCGACCGCGACGCCAACTCGGTCTACGGCGAGCTGAACATCCCGGTGTTCAAGGACGCCGAAGTCCAGCTGGCCGTGCGCCGCGACGACTACGACGACTTCGGCAGCGCCACCACGCCCAAGGTCGCCTTCCGCTTCCAGCCGCTCCGCCAACTGCTGCTGCGCGGCAGCTATACCGAGGGCTTCCGCGCGCCGACCTTCGCCGAGAACGGCACCGGCGTGTCCTACTCGTTCCAGACCATCACCGACAAGCGCCGCTGCGACCTGACCCGCGTCGACCCGAACGACACGAGCAAGGGTTTCAAGATCGACCCGGTCACCGGCCGCCCGTACACCGCGGCGAACTATTGCCAGGGCGCCTCGATCAGCACCCAGATCGAGCCGAACCGCAACGTCAAGCCGGAGAAGTCGCGCAGCTACGCGCTCGGCTTCGTGTTCGAGCCGAACAGCAGCTTCAGCGCCGCGGTCGATTGGTACGACATCCAGCAACGCGACCTGATCATCCGCCCGGCCGGCAACGACGTGGTCAAGAAGGAGCTCGAAGGCAACGCCGACAAGGTGCTGCGCGACGTACCGACCGCCAACGACCAGATCCGCGGCATGCCCGGCCCGATCATCTTCGTCAAGCGCGTGTATGCCCAGCTCGACCAGAAGACCACGGTCAAGGGCATCGACCTGGACCTGAAGGGCCGCACCTCGGCCACCGCCTACGGCCGCTTCAGCGTCAGCTCGAACATCGGCTACACCATCTCGCGCAAGTCGCAGGACGAGCCGGGCGCCGAGCTGGAGTCGACCAACGGCGTCGACGGCAACCCGCGCATGCGCGCGCGCACCAGCTTCGGCTGGAGCCGCGGCGACGTGGACCTGACGCTGAGCCACAACTTCATCGACAACTGGCGCTATACCGAGCCGACGCTGGACACGGTCGAGCACGTGCCGTCGTGGAACACCTACGACCTGCAGGCCAACTACACGCTGTTCAAGAAGACCCGGCTCACCCTCGGCGCCAACAACGTCTTCGACAAGCAGGCGCCGCTGAACGCCAACGAAGGCACGATCCTGTACAACTACACGCTGTACGATCTGCGCGGCCGCTACGTCTACGGCTCGATCTCGCATCAGTTCTGA